The window tttcatttccttTTGATGGCTTGGCCTTCCTCTTACAACTTGAATATTTCACATCAAAACAACTTtcactcaaatatttttttatttttttataagaaaactaaacaTTAAAATGTGATTCCCAAGTGTTATTAATGGAGggtttacttttatttatatataattttatattaagatttttaagttttatcttctatttaaatatcaaaatgacTCCAATGAGAAAaactcataattaaaataaatatgtataaacgtatttaaatatcatttgaGTTGTTCACATATAAAGATGCAAAATTTATTAATCTAGCtcaactcaaaataattttgtataagaaaaaaataataatcaccctttttaaattaaatattttaaaatagtaaagCAACTTCTAGTTTgggtttgagattttttaaaaataatatatatttattaaaaataatgattatagatgattttgagaatgttatttttttttttttgtaaaaatattaataaaaagggagtgagataataatttttaaattgagaaataaacccttataaataagtaaaaatgcattttaaatggaagatgtataatttattataaaacaaaataatactaaagtttgtattaatgttaagtttgatataatttatactcAGCTTATTTTTAGGCACGTTGTATAGGATTcagtatatattaaatttatccgCTCTAATTTATTGGTAAAGATAAAATTACGCTTAAAcgcaaaatatgtttaattataactttttatgttAAAGTATTAAGCAAAATTATTGTAACATTTTACTACACAAACACTCAATAAAACGCACACCCTAATATGAGACAAAATTGGAAGGGAATATAACTATTAAttgatttctattttttaaatattttttttttgtatcattGTCATTTTGTTCAAAGTTGTAAATAATGTTTATCTTTGAATGACATACAAATTCTTGCTATACAATGATCGGGgtttataatgaaatatttgaacaataaaataaatggatGCTCTGTTATGTCATATGCTTGAACTGAAAGAGCataatttttagttataattttttagttaatagCAATATTGTTTACATCTAATTGATATTTCTAATATTCTTAAAAGAATTGATAAAGTTTCAAATATTAAATGCAATAGTACAATAAATAGGAGAgaaaaatatcatacaaaatGTTTACTGATGATTCACAGATTCAAAtgaataagaaattatattggAGCTCATTATATTGATTTAAGATGGGAAGACTTGAAAAATAAACTACatgtacatatattataaatgttgtTTAGGCTATTTTAATATACACctcaataaaaattgaaaaaaattaattctttactaaaaaataaagattgttAGAGCATAGAAATATGATTCATCATAATATATTTGAGGAATTTAAATGGCATAACAATTATATCCATTGATTATGTtcagttcaaataaataaaaatcaaatttatatcaatCACAACTTATAAAAAAGAGATTGAACAAGTGATCAAATTgtaaataatcaattttaataaaatataattatgactTAAAAGAGCCTAACCCACTACAAAAAAAGTGAGATATAGCAACGttaatagtatatataaatataaagtggtagatttctttataattaagtaaattgatgatacaaaatgaaaaagtatTTTCAGtcaattttaactattaaaagaGGTTGTGAGTAACTAATTTGTCTAAAAGtttttactttattatatatgattgaattttttattaactagattatattttattttatttcataacaataaatttaattttataaacattatatatattgctattttttatcaaatttttcaATAATCGCCATTAATGGGTAAGTGTAAAGAGctatagtttaatttaattatttaatttaaatttactaTCTAGATTCGAATGAGAgtttaatttattcttaaacTTACTTACCTAGATTTCTAGTTGCAATTTAATTGGAATTAATTCATCATTTACAACCAAATaacaatacatatatttatttctatatttgaataatatttttgtaacaatatatggatatcttctttcttttcGGTTCTAGATTCGAACCCGTTATACGACAAGTTTCATTCGTCTGGTTAAATTGTCAAGTGTGTTTATGGTTACGTACTTAACTCCGCATAAATTAATCGCACACAAAGAAAAAACATACCTCAATgctttagaaatttttttttagtaagttGCCTTACAACCCAAATtcatgaatttaattatttttaagtaataaaaaaactcaatttgaaTGAAAGAccgattaaaaatattattcagtatggaaaagaaattatatgcatttaagattaaaaaaaatctattttattgtattttgtatattttcttaaatcacCCTATCCCTATTTATTTTTCAGGAACAATTTCAAGTTACTTTCATTTGATTAGCGAATAACATTTCAAACATAGGTAatgataattttgttaaatttttactcatatttatatgaatatataaattgacTAACGACAGAGAAAGATAAcgatagagagaaaaaaaacttGACAGGAATATATAGGAAATGAGGTGTCACTTTTTAATTGGACTAAAAATCTTTAAAGGGTGAaaactccaatttttttttttttcaaactccctattattacaaatataaaaacttatatttggGTAGAGAATAACACTTCAACCTACTGAAAGCACGGTGGGTCATGGGTCGActaatgataatatttataaacaataaataatgataatcttattaaatttttactcattttattttttatttaacagtaattttaaaaaaatctcacaatttaaaataaactctcaattatatttatacaaaatgaaagtaaactttaaatttgaaatgcACATTAAATATAGTACTACATTTATTAAACAGCATCATGATGCATTATCACACACTTTTATTAAACCTTTTTccatcacaaaaaaaaaagctCAGTCTTAGTGACTCATATATCAATAATGTAATGCAAAAAACAACTCATAATCTtgtataataaaacaaataatgtaACCCAAAAAACCCTCATAAACTATGTATTAATATTAGAAAGCAAAtaattcccaaaaaaaattattagaaagcAAAGAAAGCAGGCTTAGAGTAAATTCCAATACCATTATAATATAATGACATATCCAAACAGGGCACCATATAGAAGAACTTGaatgatattttgatgaatttCTTCTTCTAGATTGACAACTCCAAGTTCAAGTTTCAAATGGTTCACAACATCTCTTGCGATTTCCTCACGCAGCGACTCACTTTCTTCCTGAAATCTTCCCTTCTATCTCGCCATTCCTTCTgtcattttaaccaattcagCTCAATATTAGCCACATCCATCTAATCTTTCAACTAGTTTCtgtcaaatatgtgaaaataatGTAGATATTATTGAGATAGATACTAACCGCGGCTTCAACATTTGCTGGGGATTCATCATTTGGACTAGAAAGCATTGATATGATGCTCAATACTATGCTCTCCACCTTGCAACACACAAACCAGAAACAAGAAACCAGAAACCTTCACTTTACAATAGAACCAAAATACCCTATATTGTAAGGCATGATGTTCATAGACAAGTAGAAAAGCCTAATTGATCACAGAAGACCATAAATAGATCTCTCTTCTCAACATGATTAGCTTTTCTACCTTCCAATGAACCAAGAAATAGAATCAAACTAGTAAAAAGATGGTATTCATCAAGAAGGCTTCAAATGGTTATCTGTTTCTAAAGTATGTCAAAGATGGATGAAACCCTAATCTTAATTGATTGAATGAAGTGAAAAAAGTTTTACAGATTCAAAATCAATAAACAAGAGAAATTGTGCTACCGTGTGAACAGGGGACCAGCGTTCGCTAGCAAGTTCATAGCCATTAGGATCATCACCAGGGGGGTGAAGAATTGAAATACAGACCTTTCCATCAGAATATACTGTAAAATGCAATAGCTTTATTCAGTTACTTATTAACAGatgtaaaaaatcaaaatcagaGAAGAAAACACAGACCATTTGGATGCCATACTTCTGATATGAATCTCACTGTTGGAGGGCTGTTAGGATAATTAGAAGGGAAAGACATAATAGCATTGAAGAATCCTCCTTCACTGTAAATTGAACAAACCCAGATAAATAAATGCCAAAAAAATGAAAGCTTCTCTACACATCGAATCGATCTTCAATCTTGTAACCCAAAACAGGCATAAGTTGAACATTGAAAAGAAttataaagtaataaaaaaaaccaCTCACTATAGCGTATCTGGCGGCCCAATAACGGTAACACTCCATTCGAACAAGTTCTTCTCATCAACTAACCCGGCAGAGAAACCATCGACTGGGTTTTTACAGAGATCTGAAAAGAGATAGATCGATTGAAACAATTAAAGGGTTAATAATGCAGAAATCAAAACCCTAGAATCTACCCTTAGTTAGCAACCAAGAAAGAATCGAAAAGCACAAACCTTTAAGCTGTTTCTGGAGAAGAAGAATTGCTTGGGAAGGAGATGCCATGAAAAGTGAAGATGGGCGATGTGcagagaaagaagaagacaaGAAGAAGAGGGAAAGAGAATCAAGAGAAATCTACCGTAAACAAAAGGCCttgtgtatatattatatatatatgtatataaatgcCGACACAGTTCCCTAAAGAGTGTAAAGATGAAAAGCCATCGTCGacacactctctctctctctctataaaaCTGTGATGATGGAGGAGATAAGAAAGTGGGAGAATTTTTTACCACACCGTCGTCGCGTTGTCGACGATTTCTTAATACTGctactttaatattttgtttcaccgaatatatatatatatatatatatgcaaaataaaataatatattttaaaaaatatatattttcttttgatcTCTTGTAACTTCTTTAGTTGcaggtatttttttttatcactcatattaattatcaattgtgttgtaatttatttgatatgagaatacaaaaattatattaatactaaaaatcatataaatttattctatttggattatttatttattggtatttttattttatttggttaaaaataaatggaTTAATCTGATTAATGAATTGGTGTCGTTTtcgaattaaaattttattataatttcggTTCAAAAAGTTATTATATGAAACCATATTGGCTCGAAATTATTTAAGTTGtatattcagattttttttccCGAATTTTATAATACTATCAACTTTTAGAGGTTATTGATTGTTTATATATGTCAATTTGGTGAGACTTTCTCGAGCATGTGTATATCTCTCTCaacaaagaagaagatgatgttaTCAAAGTTGTTTCTCTTTTgttcaataaattttttttaaagatgatCTTTAATTTGAAGACTCTATTACAAGTATACTCTTTTATTTGAGTTTTCCATTgttttgatcatatatatagaTGATTAGTTACCATATGCATGATTATTCTAGCAAACCCATGGGTTAGGgcaactaatttaataaaaaaaactttttttagttaaatttattaatttataaaagtgTGTAACATAGTAGTTAGTTTaggatgaaaaataaaattattcatttggTTATAGTTCAAAtttcacaaaaacaaatttttttaactgTAATTagaatattcaaatattattatttttttcgtttttttatATAGGGATAGGGCAACCCAACTTTTAGGACCGACactaattaaatgataaaactttTTCTAGCATTACTTACCAATCCACGGGCAATGCTAAATTTTTATTGTCgctcataattttttttgtagagATTCTTCCAATTATTCATTCATCGTTGTGCAACTCAAACGAGTTAATAAAAGAAATCACCCTCAAGAAATTTAAagatttgttgattttttttcattagaattttaaattttacaaaattttcatattatttgttATCGGGATTCTCATttagttgttttaattttttaaatattattttatattatttaaaaattaatattatatattcaatgaatgataattaattttttatttaaaaaataaaacagtcaaaatcaaagtaaaaataattttaaaaagagaataatgattatttagaaaaaaagatGTATTACTATTAGGATTGGTGTCAGCTATAGAGAGGGGTTCTCAATATAGTTAACAACTTTCAATTCGATGTTAATCCTATAAGggattaaaatttgtttctattcttcacaaatcttcgcaaacttttgaacgaattcaagtgcggaacttcttgctagatttgaagcgtcaAGAAAACAAACGTAATGAGCGAAAAGAAAATAACACacggagttttatggatgttcggagataaaactcttacgtcaccccctTTTCTGTTTTCAGAAGAtttttcactagaagactttgattagTATAGAACACTACACAAATTCGGTAAGATACACAAGACTTAACAACTGTCTGTTTTTGAACTCTTagttaactctctgttgaaccgaacaacctctgttcaacttacagtactGAGATTTCACACAAAAAGGACATTAGTAGATTGATTACAGAATGATCACAGAGAAAGTAAGCAATTCACGCTTGAGCTAGAGAGTTAGAGAATTCGAGAATCGAGAGATTCGCCGTTGTCCTTGGATCACCTTTTATACTAAAGACTcatcaacggtcgaatattcttttTTGATACGTGTCAATTATCCGTTGTCCTTCTtctttaattaacttattttaaaattacattacatTTTCTCttagtaaattttaaatacaaatatttattttttaataatttaacctaaataatctttaaaaaatctcaattttatttttgattatataatttattttaaaccccacgtcaaaaataaaactataatatatatattatatatgctAATAGATAAGTGATCAAAGTTTTATGAATACCACATATATTTGACTAACTacctaataaaaatatcttttgtttatgatgaaaaaattattcatgaagcataaaaaaaaaagaacattataagaagcataaataaaataaaagatagagatcTAGATTCTAGACTTCTAAAAGCACTAAAAATGGCCTGGCAACCAAATCCCGTATCAGATCTCTCAAGGAttgccttgtttgatttgataaatttataaattattttttttatggttaaaataaaagataacatatgtaaaatattattataatattatataaatggtaataatatcattaatatattatattatattatattattattatactatattatattaatttaatatatataatttatgtaattcaatatatcattttaatacaATCTTTCTTTCTCCCTCTATTTTAATATGGTATTAAAGTCTTCTTATCATTTTGAGTCAATTAAGTGATAGTCTTTCGCTGTCTCGTCAATGGttactttagtcattgatgaaGAGCTCTAATAAtgctttattaattataattactatctattaataatattttcttctttcaaataattatgttgatgTTCTTACTTTTTTCGTCAATCATATTCTTTTGCTTTATTCCAATAgttaatgtcattttttttattggtgtTAATCCAATCATATGTACTCTTTTACTgattatttagtcaacacactaTCATTCTCTCGTTAAAATAGGTTTTACAAGTGTTGTTTCACCCCAACATTCTATTCCCATAGGATTCTACCTTTTTCGCTGGCTTTTTAATGCAACACATTGTCATCCCGTTgttggatggatttcgagacTCGCGAGTAACTTCGGAATTTAttcggttgttgtttcaccccagcATTCTATTCCCATGGGATTCTATCTCTTCGCTAGATTATCCGTCAACACACTATCATCCTTTAACTGGATGAAGCTCACAAATTTTTAAAGCTTGAAGAATACAACATCAACATTTCATCATCTCGTCTTCAACCTGAAGTTTTTAAACGTTTTTCATTTTGAGTTTGAGGAGGggtgttagaatataagataatatatatatatacgtaagatattattacaatattatatataaattgtgataatatcattagtatatCATTATTGGGAAATGATATTTTCAACGAATGagtagcgaaagcaaggccacgaatctacgtggccttgccagctaggagagagaaaaaaaaagaaaaaaaaaagaaaaaaagaaaaacgtttcagtttcccccttcttctttcctctctctttcttcttttcattaccACTTCCGGCGATTTTTctcttctctggcgatttttctctccggcggcggcatccccgacttcttcaactttattcatcttttttctttcgatcgaaaatggtaggtCTTCTCCTTCGGGTATTTTCGTTCACTTCACTGTCTGCATTCGTGAatatcttttctctttttcaggcTGGTGGTCTAGGTACATCTCCATGCAAGACTCCAAAATctccaaggacaaggtaaataacatcTCCTTTAGAATCATAaaacattttgatgatttgaagaccGTTTAAGtttttgcggttagggttagggttagggttatggATTTTTATGATTCTGTTGAttctaatgattttaacgatagaaatggttgattattttgtgtttatttgcttctatgtgatgatttatgtgatttttgatatgtttgactgttatgggtcccgaaagtgttgtttcggggacctgaaagtatgattatatagtccagaaatttgattttgatatgttttttggatgaacggtcccgaaagtgtggtttcgggacccgaaagtgttgtttcaggacccgaaatgtgttgtttcgggaccccaaaattgaattttgatatgtttggctgttatgagtcccgaaagtgttgtttcgggacccgaaatgggtggttttaggacccgaaaagggtggtttcgggacccgaaatgggtggtttcgggacccataaatcggattttgtaatgtttggctgttatgggtcccgaaagtgtggtttcaggacccgaaatgggtggtttcgggacccataaatcggattttgtaatgtttggctgttatgggtcccgaaagtgtggtttcaggacccgaaatgttgTTTCAGGACCTAAAATAggtggtttcaggacctgaaatgggtggtttcggggcccgaaataaggtgtttggggacccgaaatgggtggtttcaggacccgaaatgagtaaatatttgattttaaatgtttatctttatCTGATTATCagtttcatgttttttaaatgtttatcttttgtttttgtagggcaaataaacgtaaaaggaATGCCCAAGAAGCAGCATCTCCCAAAGCAGTTCACAAATCCCCAAAAGCTCCCAAATTAGTTCCGAAATCCCCCAGAACAGCAGCTCCCAAAGCAGCCCCACACAACCTttttttaactaggacatcttcttttggccttttcaatcttctgCAACTACTGTCTAATGATCAAAAGGAGgctgtgaagtcaataggctttggccatctactttcattatcactttcaaaatgccccgggGAGATATCTCGTTATCTAGTCAGGCAGTTTGACTGTGATAAATGTTCTTTCACCTAGAGAATGGCgaggaagtgaaaatcgaagaagaagatgttgaaatgGTATTGGGTCTCCCCAGAGGGGAGTTGGACATTGTAGAATATCAGAATAACGAGACTGATGACAAGCTGAAggcatttaggactcgatggggtaaccctATTAATGGCGCTCCTTTAGTGACTGTTATGCCGACGAAAATGATTGAGAACAAAGCTGCTGATAACAATTTtaagatagacttcgtattatttgttgtcagctgctttctctggtgtgatcaccTAGGTCAACTATCAAGGTATATCTCATTTCTGTTATTTCATTTGCATGACAACTTATATGACATGTTAATTAatcctcaaatatgttttttccccttgcaggtatagaattctaaaatctatttcagatgttcataatatcaagaagttcaattggtgcaaatttgtacttgaatgattagttcaatcatgcgcaaaagtgaaggagaatgaaaaacgacatttccaaggaccacagacgttccttattgtaagttattcgttaattaatttctctgtttgcaaaaataattggttttaattaacatatgtttgttttcaactgtgctacgtgtatagggtgagcaacccACAACTGGGAGGAGTTAATGACCGTCGATTTCCAatactgtcatgttggaatgacatgaCGTTGAAGTTTAGACTGGATACGGAGTTGGAAAATGGAGGATTCAGACGCGGAAGCGTTGTGGGACGAATTCCACTACCGGGGATGTGGGGGGAGAACGATGAGGAGGATAATGATGTGGGGGATAATGATGTGGGGGATAATGATGAGGAGGATATGAATGAGGGGGTGTCTGAGACCCCAAAGGCGGCGGTGGCAGCAGTAGTAGAACCTAGGAATAGGTCACCACCTCGGAAGAGGCCACCAATGAGGAGGTCAGAACCAACGAAATCAACACCTATGAATGAAGGCCTACCACCTATGAATATAACACCTATTAACACGGCAGGTCCGGACGTTGATAAACTGAGTTTTACAGAGAATTTGGCGTGGATTGCTAAATGTACGTTGTTTATTGAAAAAGCCACGAGAAGACTGGAATCTTTAACTTCAGGCTGGGATGCAACGCCAATGTATGACAACGCCATCCACATAATTTATAGAGCAATGGACAGTAATAAACCTTTTAGGGATGCCATGCACAGATACTTCAAAGATCGAACACCCACTGAGGATGATGGGGTAAACGATCAGGACGCTAACACTGAGGGGG is drawn from Impatiens glandulifera chromosome 3, dImpGla2.1, whole genome shotgun sequence and contains these coding sequences:
- the LOC124931470 gene encoding ubiquitin-conjugating enzyme E2 7 — translated: MASPSQAILLLQKQLKDLCKNPVDGFSAGLVDEKNLFEWSVTVIGPPDTLYEGGFFNAIMSFPSNYPNSPPTVRFISEVWHPNVYSDGKVCISILHPPGDDPNGYELASERWSPVHTVESIVLSIISMLSSPNDESPANVEAAKEWRDRREDFRKKVSRCVRKSQEML